A single region of the Bacteroides intestinalis DSM 17393 genome encodes:
- a CDS encoding peroxiredoxin family protein — protein sequence MKKLLVLLSFLFIINTVNALEDPKVYLQKVLNNLEKVESASYTSFNESWQPGDTVPVFIHSDYTNEYNNPNDSTIGASYVSFETKDMGKMVFCYDGHKRVLVYDDDKAIVEDDFTARPLPFRLVGPPFYNFTKNIIKYALQTKDNITVDLQDKGNDYFFRLVIEEDTQVEFFGKAYHMQKPPFYVEPTSIYELWIRKSDNLPYKARREMSHDISVTAITSVEFNKLSINDFNVSDYYPKGYTVEPYRYGNKKAASAPELTGKQAPEWTLNDSNGNPVSLANQKSKVLLINFTGIGCGACQAAVPFLKELKGKFSNEDFDLIAIEGWSRKEHSIQVYANNKKLNYTILNANDQVIKDYQTGNAAPFFFILDEHHIIRKVIRGYGNERTDKEIMDAITELL from the coding sequence ATGAAAAAGCTACTTGTTCTATTATCCTTCTTATTTATAATCAACACAGTCAATGCACTGGAAGACCCAAAGGTATACTTACAGAAAGTACTCAATAACCTTGAAAAGGTAGAGTCGGCAAGCTACACAAGTTTTAATGAATCCTGGCAACCTGGTGATACAGTTCCGGTATTCATTCATTCTGATTATACCAATGAATACAATAATCCGAATGATAGTACCATTGGAGCAAGTTATGTTTCTTTCGAAACGAAAGATATGGGCAAAATGGTCTTTTGCTATGATGGGCACAAAAGAGTATTAGTGTACGACGATGACAAGGCAATTGTAGAAGACGACTTCACCGCCCGGCCACTCCCTTTCAGATTAGTAGGACCACCTTTTTACAACTTCACTAAAAACATAATCAAATACGCTCTGCAAACAAAGGACAATATAACCGTTGACTTGCAAGATAAAGGTAACGATTACTTTTTCAGATTGGTTATTGAAGAAGACACACAAGTGGAATTTTTCGGAAAAGCCTATCACATGCAGAAGCCACCGTTTTATGTAGAACCGACTTCAATCTATGAGCTATGGATACGTAAATCGGACAATCTACCTTATAAAGCACGGAGAGAAATGTCACATGATATATCAGTTACGGCTATTACATCCGTAGAATTCAACAAGTTGTCCATTAATGATTTCAATGTATCTGATTATTACCCAAAGGGGTATACTGTTGAGCCATACAGATACGGTAATAAAAAAGCCGCCTCAGCACCCGAACTTACAGGCAAGCAGGCACCGGAATGGACTTTAAACGACTCCAATGGCAATCCAGTATCACTTGCCAACCAAAAAAGCAAAGTGTTGCTAATCAACTTTACCGGAATAGGTTGTGGTGCCTGTCAGGCTGCCGTTCCCTTCCTGAAAGAATTGAAAGGCAAATTCAGTAATGAAGATTTCGACCTTATAGCAATAGAAGGCTGGAGCCGGAAGGAACACTCCATTCAAGTTTATGCAAATAATAAAAAACTCAATTACACCATTCTGAATGCAAACGACCAGGTAATCAAAGACTATCAAACAGGGAATGCAGCCCCCTTCTTCTTCATACTGGACGAACACCACATTATCAGAAAAGTTATCAGGGGATATGGCAATGAAAGAACAGACAAAGAAATTATGGATGCCATAACGGAATTATTATAG
- a CDS encoding BlaI/MecI/CopY family transcriptional regulator produces MEKLTIQEEEAMIYIWELGSCFVKDIVAKYSQPAPPYTTVASIVKNLERKQYVTAARVGNTYQYTPAIRESEYKRTFMSGFVRNYFENSYKEMVSFFAKEQKISTNDLKDIINMIERGKE; encoded by the coding sequence ATGGAAAAATTAACAATACAAGAAGAAGAAGCAATGATCTACATCTGGGAACTGGGCAGTTGCTTCGTAAAAGACATTGTTGCCAAATATTCCCAACCGGCACCTCCCTACACTACGGTAGCTTCCATCGTCAAGAACCTGGAACGCAAGCAGTATGTTACAGCCGCACGCGTAGGAAATACGTACCAATATACACCCGCTATCCGTGAAAGCGAATACAAACGTACGTTCATGAGTGGCTTTGTGCGTAATTACTTTGAAAACTCGTATAAGGAAATGGTTTCTTTCTTTGCCAAAGAGCAAAAGATTTCGACCAATGACCTGAAAGATATCATCAATATGATTGAGAGAGGAAAAGAGTGA
- a CDS encoding Mrp/NBP35 family ATP-binding protein, translating into MTLYPKLILDALATVRYPGTGKNLVEAEMVADNLRIEGMKVSFSLIFEKPTDPFMKSVIKAAETAIHTYVSNEVEVVIATESKQAARPEPGKLLPQVKNIIGISSGKGGVGKSTVSANLAVALAKLGYKVGLLDADIFGPSMPKMFQVEDARPYAENVEGRDLIVPVEKYGIKLLSIGFFVDPDQATLWRGGMASNALKQLIGDANWGDLDYFLIDLPPGTSDIHLTVVQTLALTGAIVVSTPQAVALADARKGINMFVNEKVNVPILGLVENMAWFTPAELPENKYYIFGKEGAKKLAEEMNVPLLGQIPIVQSICESGDKGTPVALDENTVTGRAFLQLAASVVRQVDKRNVEMAPTEVVKMQK; encoded by the coding sequence ATGACACTTTATCCTAAACTGATTTTAGATGCACTGGCAACAGTGCGGTATCCCGGCACCGGAAAGAACCTTGTAGAAGCGGAAATGGTTGCTGATAATCTGCGTATTGAAGGCATGAAAGTCAGTTTCTCATTGATATTTGAGAAGCCGACCGATCCTTTTATGAAGTCTGTAATAAAAGCTGCTGAAACAGCTATTCATACCTATGTATCCAATGAGGTAGAGGTTGTTATTGCTACGGAGAGTAAGCAGGCGGCACGTCCTGAACCGGGTAAGTTATTGCCTCAGGTAAAGAATATTATCGGAATTTCTTCTGGTAAAGGTGGGGTAGGTAAATCAACGGTATCTGCCAATCTTGCAGTAGCTTTGGCAAAGTTGGGCTATAAAGTAGGTTTGCTGGATGCTGATATTTTCGGTCCGTCTATGCCGAAGATGTTTCAGGTAGAAGATGCACGTCCTTACGCAGAAAATGTAGAAGGACGTGACCTGATTGTACCGGTTGAGAAATATGGTATAAAGCTACTTTCCATAGGTTTTTTTGTTGATCCTGACCAGGCAACTCTGTGGCGTGGTGGTATGGCGAGCAATGCTTTGAAGCAACTGATAGGTGATGCGAATTGGGGCGACCTTGATTATTTCCTTATCGACCTGCCTCCCGGTACAAGCGATATTCACTTGACAGTGGTTCAGACGCTCGCCTTGACGGGGGCTATCGTAGTCAGTACTCCGCAAGCCGTTGCATTGGCCGATGCTCGTAAAGGTATCAATATGTTTGTCAATGAAAAGGTAAATGTTCCTATTCTCGGTCTGGTAGAGAATATGGCTTGGTTTACGCCTGCCGAACTACCGGAAAATAAATATTATATTTTCGGTAAGGAAGGCGCTAAGAAGCTGGCAGAGGAAATGAATGTACCTTTATTGGGGCAAATTCCTATTGTACAAAGCATCTGCGAAAGTGGCGACAAAGGTACACCGGTAGCGCTTGATGAGAATACTGTGACAGGACGTGCTTTCCTGCAATTAGCGGCAAGTGTGGTTCGCCAGGTAGATAAGCGGAATGTGGAAATGGCACCGACGGAAGTGGTGAAGATGCAGAAATAA
- the trmB gene encoding tRNA (guanosine(46)-N7)-methyltransferase TrmB, with the protein MSKGKLAKFADMASYPHVFEYPYSAVDDVPFEMRGKWNESFFKNDHPIVLELGCGRGEYTVGLGRLFPDKNFIGVDIKGARMWSGATESMQAGMKNVAFLRTNIEIIDRFFSENEVSEIWLTFSDPQMKKATKRLTSTYFMERYRRFLKPDGIIHLKTDSNFMFTYTRYMIEENSLPVDVMTEDLYHSGMADEILSIKTYYEQQWLDRGLNIKYIKFHLPKEGELHEPDVEIELDEYRSYNRSKRSGLQTSK; encoded by the coding sequence ATGAGTAAAGGTAAGTTAGCGAAGTTTGCCGATATGGCAAGTTATCCGCATGTGTTCGAATACCCCTATTCGGCAGTAGATGACGTGCCTTTTGAGATGAGAGGAAAATGGAATGAGTCGTTCTTTAAGAATGACCATCCCATTGTTTTGGAATTGGGTTGCGGACGCGGTGAATATACAGTAGGACTGGGACGGCTATTTCCAGATAAGAACTTTATCGGAGTAGACATCAAAGGTGCCCGTATGTGGTCTGGTGCTACGGAGTCGATGCAGGCTGGCATGAAGAATGTCGCTTTCCTGCGTACGAACATCGAAATCATCGATCGTTTCTTTTCAGAAAATGAAGTGAGTGAAATCTGGTTGACCTTCTCTGATCCACAGATGAAGAAGGCCACAAAGCGTTTAACTTCCACTTATTTCATGGAGCGCTACCGTAGATTCCTGAAACCGGATGGTATCATTCATCTCAAGACAGATAGTAACTTTATGTTCACTTATACCCGTTATATGATTGAGGAGAATAGCCTTCCAGTGGATGTGATGACAGAAGATCTGTATCACTCCGGCATGGCTGATGAAATCCTTAGCATTAAAACTTATTACGAACAACAATGGTTGGATCGTGGGTTGAACATCAAGTATATCAAGTTTCATCTGCCGAAAGAAGGTGAACTGCATGAACCCGATGTAGAAATAGAGTTAGATGAATATCGCAGTTATAACCGCAGTAAGCGGAGCGGACTGCAAACTTCAAAATAA
- a CDS encoding Gfo/Idh/MocA family protein, whose amino-acid sequence MKILKSLLLGMCVALCACTSQTSTVQTNDKGTQWEWKNGTIIVKTPERPAGQQSVIGLTAPKMEVVRVGFVGLGMRGPGAVERFTHIPGTQIVALCDYEQSRAEGCQKYLQKASLPKAAVYSGEKGYEELCKRDDIDLVYIATDWLHHFPVAMCAMENGKHVAIEVPSAMNLQECWDLINMSEKTRKHCMILENCCYDWFEMNTLNMAQQGVFGEVIRGQGAYIHELSPFWDHYWKNGENDKLGWRLDYNKKHRGDVYATHGLGPVAQAFDIHRGDRMVTLVAMDTKSVVGKDLVEKRTGEECDDFRNGDHTTTLIRTANGKVIEIQHNVMTPQPYNRLYQLTGTKGFANKYPIQGYALDAKQLSASGVEPQVDNLNTHSFLPKEEMEALVEKFQHPILKKYGEMAKEVGGHGGMDFIMDSRLVYCLQNGLPLDLDVYDLAEWCCLAELGELSMDNNCAAVEFPDFTRGEWNVIKGYKFAYASLEEEKETMDKAKAFTSKLKEKGAEGWKQESGEK is encoded by the coding sequence ATGAAGATTTTGAAATCATTGTTGTTGGGTATGTGTGTCGCATTATGTGCATGCACATCTCAAACTTCTACTGTGCAAACCAATGACAAGGGCACTCAGTGGGAATGGAAGAATGGAACTATTATTGTGAAAACTCCCGAGCGTCCGGCTGGGCAGCAGAGTGTGATTGGGCTGACTGCCCCGAAGATGGAAGTCGTTAGAGTAGGATTCGTAGGACTGGGTATGCGTGGCCCCGGTGCTGTAGAGCGTTTTACCCATATTCCCGGTACGCAGATCGTGGCTCTTTGTGATTATGAACAATCACGTGCTGAGGGCTGCCAGAAGTATTTGCAGAAAGCATCTTTGCCTAAGGCAGCTGTTTATTCCGGAGAGAAAGGATACGAAGAACTTTGTAAACGCGATGACATAGACCTGGTTTATATTGCTACCGATTGGTTGCATCACTTCCCTGTAGCAATGTGCGCTATGGAGAACGGCAAACATGTAGCTATAGAAGTTCCTTCGGCTATGAATCTTCAGGAGTGTTGGGACTTGATCAACATGAGTGAAAAGACTCGCAAACATTGTATGATACTGGAAAACTGTTGTTATGACTGGTTTGAAATGAATACGCTGAACATGGCACAGCAGGGAGTATTTGGTGAAGTGATTCGCGGACAAGGTGCTTACATCCATGAATTGAGCCCGTTCTGGGATCATTATTGGAAGAACGGTGAGAATGATAAACTGGGATGGCGTTTGGATTACAACAAGAAACATCGTGGTGATGTGTATGCTACTCACGGTCTTGGTCCTGTGGCGCAAGCATTTGATATTCATCGTGGCGACCGTATGGTGACGTTGGTAGCTATGGATACCAAGTCGGTTGTTGGTAAGGATCTGGTAGAAAAAAGAACCGGAGAGGAATGTGATGATTTCCGTAACGGTGACCATACAACTACACTGATTCGTACGGCAAACGGAAAAGTTATCGAGATTCAACATAATGTGATGACACCGCAACCTTATAACCGTTTGTATCAGCTTACCGGAACCAAGGGCTTTGCCAATAAGTATCCGATTCAGGGGTATGCTCTTGATGCTAAGCAGTTGAGCGCTTCGGGAGTAGAACCGCAAGTTGACAATCTGAATACCCATAGCTTTTTGCCTAAAGAGGAAATGGAGGCGCTTGTAGAAAAGTTCCAGCATCCAATATTAAAGAAGTATGGTGAAATGGCTAAGGAAGTAGGAGGCCATGGAGGCATGGATTTCATTATGGATAGCCGTTTGGTATATTGCTTGCAGAACGGTTTACCTTTGGATCTGGATGTATACGACTTAGCAGAATGGTGCTGTCTGGCAGAACTGGGTGAGCTTTCTATGGATAACAATTGTGCTGCTGTGGAATTTCCTGATTTTACCCGCGGCGAATGGAATGTTATAAAAGGCTATAAGTTTGCTTATGCAAGTCTTGAAGAAGAAAAAGAGACTATGGATAAAGCTAAAGCCTTTACAAGCAAATTGAAAGAAAAAGGAGCCGAAGGCTGGAAGCAGGAATCGGGTGAGAAATAA
- a CDS encoding M56 family metallopeptidase has product MLAYFLKINVAIALFYAFYRLFFYKDTFFTWRRVALLCFFAVSAVYPLLNIQTWITAQEPMVAMADLYADIVLPEFTLTPEKTTFDWKAILLQTAGFVYWGGVALLAARFLIQLAGIIRLAFRSRKTKIGNTNVHLLKQASGPFSFFHWIFIHPTSHTEDELSEILTHEQTHANQWHSIDVLVSEIVCTFCWFNPFAWLMKREIRTNLEYLADNRVLETGHDSKAYQYHLLGLSHHKAAATIYNSFNVLPLKKRIKMMNKKRTREIGRTKYLMFLPLAALLMIISNIEAVARTTKEVARDVIEAVEDNLTSDTTAPDMEVATETAPLETPAPQQDKDKLVTYKGVVVDKDGKAVEGAEFFVDGDYKLPQGQSYVTGKNGNFSFKAFENAKMIVIWKKDGKMMGVPATVNKENNSNMKIVMDREWQNPPADDPDNPVFEVVETMPEFPNGGMGAMMEFLSKNIRYPVNAQKNGTQGRVTVQFIVNTDGSISNIGILREVDPELDGEAVRVISAMPKWKPGMQKGKPVRVKYTVPVMFRLNDDAVPKEDYKPIEKVDEMVVVGYAPKEESPVNEDVVFEVVEEMPSFPGGTNGLMQYLSKNIKYPVEAQKEKIQGRVVIQMIVDKNGNVTRPKIIEGVNPSLDAEAIRITTNMPKWKPGMQRGKAVDVKYTFPIVFRLQ; this is encoded by the coding sequence ATGTTGGCCTATTTTCTAAAAATCAACGTAGCCATTGCGCTATTTTATGCGTTTTACCGGCTATTCTTCTATAAAGACACGTTCTTCACGTGGCGCAGGGTTGCTTTGCTCTGTTTCTTTGCCGTATCTGCCGTCTATCCATTACTAAATATACAAACTTGGATTACGGCACAGGAACCTATGGTTGCCATGGCAGATTTATACGCTGACATCGTTTTGCCGGAGTTTACCCTGACGCCGGAAAAGACAACCTTCGACTGGAAAGCAATCCTGCTCCAAACGGCTGGTTTTGTTTATTGGGGAGGAGTAGCCCTATTAGCTGCCCGTTTTCTTATACAACTGGCAGGCATTATTCGGCTAGCTTTCCGTAGCCGGAAAACGAAGATTGGAAATACCAACGTACACTTGCTTAAGCAAGCAAGCGGACCTTTTTCCTTCTTTCACTGGATTTTTATTCATCCGACTTCACATACAGAAGATGAACTAAGCGAAATATTAACCCACGAACAGACTCATGCCAACCAATGGCATTCCATTGACGTACTTGTCAGTGAGATTGTATGTACATTTTGCTGGTTCAATCCTTTTGCCTGGCTCATGAAACGGGAAATCCGCACCAATCTGGAATATCTGGCGGACAACCGTGTACTGGAAACCGGGCATGATTCCAAAGCCTATCAGTATCACCTGTTAGGATTATCACACCATAAGGCTGCAGCAACTATCTATAACAGTTTTAATGTATTACCTCTAAAAAAACGCATCAAAATGATGAACAAAAAGAGAACCCGAGAAATAGGGAGAACTAAGTATCTTATGTTCCTCCCCTTGGCAGCCTTACTTATGATTATCAGCAACATCGAAGCCGTGGCACGCACCACGAAGGAAGTTGCCAGAGATGTCATAGAGGCTGTGGAAGATAATCTGACGTCAGATACAACGGCGCCGGATATGGAAGTTGCTACTGAAACGGCACCGCTGGAAACACCGGCACCGCAACAGGATAAAGACAAGCTTGTGACTTACAAAGGGGTAGTAGTGGATAAAGACGGAAAAGCGGTGGAAGGCGCTGAGTTTTTCGTTGATGGCGACTACAAATTACCACAAGGTCAATCGTATGTCACAGGAAAGAACGGTAATTTTTCTTTCAAAGCATTTGAGAATGCTAAAATGATAGTAATTTGGAAAAAAGATGGAAAAATGATGGGGGTACCCGCCACTGTCAACAAAGAAAACAACTCCAACATGAAGATTGTCATGGATAGGGAATGGCAAAATCCGCCTGCCGATGACCCGGACAATCCTGTATTTGAGGTAGTGGAAACAATGCCGGAATTTCCGAATGGCGGAATGGGAGCAATGATGGAATTCTTATCGAAAAACATCAGATATCCGGTAAATGCACAGAAGAATGGTACACAAGGACGCGTCACCGTACAATTTATTGTAAATACGGATGGAAGCATCTCCAACATAGGAATTCTCCGTGAAGTAGACCCTGAATTGGACGGTGAAGCAGTGCGCGTTATCAGTGCAATGCCTAAATGGAAACCCGGTATGCAAAAAGGAAAACCTGTCCGGGTGAAATATACTGTTCCTGTTATGTTCCGCTTAAATGACGACGCAGTCCCAAAAGAAGACTACAAGCCTATAGAAAAAGTCGATGAAATGGTAGTCGTGGGTTATGCCCCTAAGGAAGAATCGCCTGTCAATGAAGACGTAGTATTTGAAGTAGTGGAAGAAATGCCTTCATTCCCCGGTGGCACGAATGGATTAATGCAATATTTATCCAAAAATATCAAATATCCGGTAGAGGCACAAAAGGAAAAGATACAAGGACGGGTAGTCATACAAATGATAGTCGATAAAAATGGTAATGTCACACGTCCTAAAATCATCGAGGGCGTAAATCCATCTTTGGATGCAGAAGCAATCCGTATTACTACGAACATGCCTAAATGGAAACCGGGTATGCAAAGAGGAAAAGCAGTAGACGTGAAATACACATTCCCTATCGTTTTCAGATTACAATAA